The Pseudomonas protegens genome contains the following window.
GATCAGCCAGCTGTCGATGGTGCCGAACAGCAACTCGCCGCTACGCGCGCGTTCGCGGCTGCCTTCGACGTTGTCGAGGATCCACTTGAGCTTGGTACCGGAGAAGTAGGGGTCGGTGACCAGGCCGGTGGTTTCACGGATGTAGTCTTCCAGGCCGTCGCGCTTGAGCTGCTGGCAGATTTCGGTGCTGCGGCGGCACTGCCAGACGATGGCGTTGTAGATTGGCCGGCCGGTGGTCTTGTCCCAGACCACGGTGGTTTCCCGCTGGTTGGTGATGCCGATGGCGGCCACCTGGTCGTGATGCAGGCCGGCTTGCGCCAGGGCCTCGACCATTACCGCGCTCTGGGTGGCGAAGATTTCCATCGGGTCGTGTTCGACCCAGCCGGCTTGTGGGTAGTGCTGGGCGAACTCGCGCTGAGCGGTGCACACCACGTTGGCGTCGCGGTCGAAAATGATCGCCCGGGAGCTGGTCGTACCCTGATCGAGGGCAATGATGTAGTTCTTATTCTGAATGTCGGTCATGTCGATTGCCTTGGACGAAATAAGGGAGTGGAAACAGGCGCGTGATCGATTTGGGCAGGATCACGCGCCGCGAGATTCAAGAAACTTTGACTTTGCCATCGGCGGCCGATGCGCTCTCGGGAGCAACGACGGCGTTGGGCAGGTGCCGGGCAATCAGTCCGCGATAAGCGGCCGCACCCAGGCAGGCGCCGAGGATCGGGGCGAAGACCGGCACCAGGAAGTACGGAATGTCACGGCCGCCGGTGAAGGAGATTTCACCCCAACCCATCACGAACGTCATCAGTTTAGGTCCGAAGTCCCGCGCCGGGTTCATCGCGAAGCCGGTCAGCGGGCCCATGGCGCTGCCGATCACGGCGATCAGCAGGCCGATCAGCAGGGGCGCCATCGCGCCGCGAGGCAAGCCGTTGTTGTCGTCGGTCAGGGACATGATCACGCCCATCAGGATCGCAGTGATCACCACTTCCACCAGGAACGCCTGGGCCGTGGACAGCGCCGGGTTGGGAAAGGTGGAGAACACCGAGGCCAGTTCCAGGCTGGCCTGGGAGCCGCGGATCATCTGGTGAGCCTGTTCGAAATC
Protein-coding sequences here:
- a CDS encoding MIP/aquaporin family protein — encoded protein: MTTALQQPSLSGQCMAEFLGTALLIFFGTGCVAALKVAGASFGLWEISIIWGIGVSMAIYLTAGVSGAHLNPAVSIALCLFADFEKRKLPFYILAQVAGAFCAALLVYTLYSNLFFDFEQAHQMIRGSQASLELASVFSTFPNPALSTAQAFLVEVVITAILMGVIMSLTDDNNGLPRGAMAPLLIGLLIAVIGSAMGPLTGFAMNPARDFGPKLMTFVMGWGEISFTGGRDIPYFLVPVFAPILGACLGAAAYRGLIARHLPNAVVAPESASAADGKVKVS